One region of Thunnus albacares chromosome 8, fThuAlb1.1, whole genome shotgun sequence genomic DNA includes:
- the LOC122987331 gene encoding butyrophilin-like protein 8 codes for MFTTKTDSSSTVSIIICELLTDVKPLVLYHLYEGVEDSEFQDGQFAGRVQCDKDALREGRIRLHVFRIRTDDSGLYQCEVRTNYGWNRGKGRLNVTAARDWPEPETPNTASRERIGLYCVLGLTAAAISVLAVYSFTLCLTPR; via the exons atgtttacaaccaaaACTGACAGTTCCTCCACCGTATCTATAATTATTTGTGAACTGTTAACTGATGTTAAACCCTTGGTCCTGTATCATCTATATGAGGGTGTTGAGGACTCAGAGTTTCAGGATGGACAGTTTGCAGGAcgagttcagtgtgacaaagacgCCCTCAGAGAAGGACGAATCAGACTTCACGTGTTCAGAATCAGGACTGATGACTCGGGTCTGTACCAGTGTGAAGTGAGAACAAATTATGgttggaacagaggaaaaggccGGCTCAAtgtcactg CAGCGAGGGATTGGCCTGAACCTGAGACACCAAACACAGCGAGTCGGGAAAGGATCGGCCTCTACTGTGTACTGGGACTGACGGCAGCAGCTATATCTGTACTGgctgtttattcattcactctctgcct GACTCCTCGTTAA
- the LOC122987426 gene encoding uncharacterized protein LOC122987426 isoform X1, with amino-acid sequence MGTAQKSFTVPISHMKEQIFLFLLLCALTLTQCFPVTAGQGGHSPVQLFFCETPGCATDVTRVFCNDELVFSNTDIRSCTGLPPPNTVCQHDGRAFISRNTDSVCQFEGANEYMKTEKCPDSSNICDFINAPTSPPISTKDQQNVREDHAKWGLWGVFGLALILVFGLTAYFCCKKRNRDRNQQPANESGVTEPLRSMQSSG; translated from the exons ATGGG GACAGCCCAGAAAAGCTTCACAGTACCGATCTCTCACATGAAAG AGCAaatcttcctctttctgctgctgtgtgctctTACACTCACTCAGTGCTTTCCAGTGACTGCAGGTCAGG GTGGACACAGTCCTGTGCAACTGTTTTTCTGTGAGACCCCAGGATGTGCCACTGATGTGACTCGTGTGTTTTGCAATGATGAGCTGGTCTTCAGTAACACTGACATCAGAAGTTGCACAGGCCTTCCACCACCCAATACTGTCTGCCAGCATGACGGTCGGGCATTCATTTCCAGGAATACAGATAGTGTCTGTCAGTTTGAAGGGGCCAATGAATATATGAAGACCGAAAAATGTCCAG ACAGTAGcaacatttgtgattttatcaATG CTCCTACATCACCTCCCATCTCCACCAAGGATCAACAAAATGTCAGGGAGGACCATGCAAAATGGGGACTTTGGGGAGTTTTTG GTTTAGCACTAATATTAGTCTTTGGTCTCACTgcatatttctgctgtaaaaagagaaacagagaccgCAATCAACAGCCAGCAAA TGAGTCTGGTGTGACTGAACCCCTAAGAAGCATGCAAAGCTCTGGATAA
- the LOC122987426 gene encoding uncharacterized protein LOC122987426 isoform X2, whose amino-acid sequence MGTAQKSFTVPISHMKEQIFLFLLLCALTLTQCFPVTAGQGGHSPVQLFFCETPGCATDVTRVFCNDELVFSNTDIRSCTGLPPPNTVCQHDGRAFISRNTDSVCQFEGANEYMKTEKCPDSSNICDFINAPTSPPISTKDQQNVREDHAKWGLWGVFDSQV is encoded by the exons ATGGG GACAGCCCAGAAAAGCTTCACAGTACCGATCTCTCACATGAAAG AGCAaatcttcctctttctgctgctgtgtgctctTACACTCACTCAGTGCTTTCCAGTGACTGCAGGTCAGG GTGGACACAGTCCTGTGCAACTGTTTTTCTGTGAGACCCCAGGATGTGCCACTGATGTGACTCGTGTGTTTTGCAATGATGAGCTGGTCTTCAGTAACACTGACATCAGAAGTTGCACAGGCCTTCCACCACCCAATACTGTCTGCCAGCATGACGGTCGGGCATTCATTTCCAGGAATACAGATAGTGTCTGTCAGTTTGAAGGGGCCAATGAATATATGAAGACCGAAAAATGTCCAG ACAGTAGcaacatttgtgattttatcaATG CTCCTACATCACCTCCCATCTCCACCAAGGATCAACAAAATGTCAGGGAGGACCATGCAAAATGGGGACTTTGGGGAGTTTTTG ACAGCCAG GTTTAG